The stretch of DNA GTACTGGACGGCCGCGGCCGCCACGTCCTCGGCCGGGGCGCCGGGGGGCAGGCCCTGGCTGGCCGCGTAGGTCGAGGCGATGGCCAGGACCTTGGTCACGTACCAGTCGGCGTGGTTGTAGGCGAACACGGCCCCGGCCACGTCGGCGCCCCTGTTGGCGCCGTTCTGGCAGAGGTAGTTGGCCGCGGTGAAGATCGCGTCGACCGGGTTGTAGACGTCGGCCCCGCCGCCGTCGGCGTCGACCGCGTAGGCGGCCCAGGTGTTGCCGGCCTTGCCGCCGATGCCGATCTGCATCGGACCGGCCGCCCCGGCGAAGTTGGCCCCCGAGGTCACCCCGGGCGCCTGGAGCCGGCCGTGGTTGGTCTCGACCTTGCCGATGGCGGCCAGCACCGACCAGGGCAGCCCCGGGCAGCTGTCGGCGGCCGTCTGGTAGACGGGCAGCAGCGGCGGCGGGATGTCCTCCTGGGCGCTGGCGCTCGGCGCCCCGCCGCCGATGAGCGAGGTCGACAGTCCCACCGCCATGAGCCCGAGGACCAGGAAGACGGTGGCGAAGACGCCGAACAGGAGTTTGCCCATCAGGTGGCCAATCGGTGGTATTTTAGGATAGTCGAGTCGGTTGACAGGTTCGGCTCATCAGGGTGGCGGAGCTGCCGCATCGATCCACCGACCGCGGGCCGTGCATCGGCGGGTCCGATTCCCGCTGGTCGACTGCCTTGGTGTCATTGCACATCAGTGTAATCTGTTGGTAATCACAGAGGGACAGATCCTCCCAAATACGCATCCGACAGCACGAGAATCTGGAGACCGACCGGGGGTCGTTGTGAGCCAGCAGCAGAGGCCCGCCTGGACCGGGGGTTCCGACGAGGCCCTGGTCCCGCTTGGCCGTGGCGACGAACCGGCTCCGACCACCGATCGTGACCGGCCGTCCGAGCCTGCCCCGGCGCCCGAGCCTGCCCCGGCGCCCGAGCCGGACCGGGCCCCCGAGCGTCCCAGGATGCCAGAGCCGCCCCCAGAGCCGGCCAGGGACCACCCGCCCGGCCACGGCCACCCACGGCCGGAGGCGTCCCGCGACCTCGTCGACGGGCGCCCCGAGCGGGCCGACCGGGCCGGGCGCCTGGTCGGGGTGACCAGCCCGGCCAGCGGCCGGTCGACCGCCACCGCGGCCGACTTCACCGCCGAGCGCTACCTGCGCGGGCAGGCCGCCCCGCCCCGGGACGGCTGGCGGCGCTTCATCTACTGGCTGACCGGCGGCCGCATCAACTTCGGCCCCAGCCCGGCCGAGCTGGCCGAGCGCCACCTGATCGCCAGGGCCAAGGCGCCGGTGGCCGGCTGCCGCTCGATCGCCGTCATCAGCCGCAAGGGCGGGGTCGGCAAGACCACCACCACCCTCATGCTCGGCCACACCTTCGCCTCGCTGCGGGGCGACCGGGTGGTCGCCCTCGACGGCAACCCCGACGCCGGGTCGCTCGGCTACCGGGTCCGGCGGGAGACGGCGGCCACGGTCACCAACCTGCTCGCCGACGAGCAGGAGATCACGCGCTACGCCGACATCCGCGCCTACACCAACCAGGCCCCGACCCGCCTGGAGGTGGTCGCCTCCGACGACGACCCGCGCATCACCACCGCGCTGGGTGAGGAGGACT from Actinomycetota bacterium encodes:
- a CDS encoding bifunctional lytic transglycosylase/C40 family peptidase is translated as MGKLLFGVFATVFLVLGLMAVGLSTSLIGGGAPSASAQEDIPPPLLPVYQTAADSCPGLPWSVLAAIGKVETNHGRLQAPGVTSGANFAGAAGPMQIGIGGKAGNTWAAYAVDADGGGADVYNPVDAIFTAANYLCQNGANRGADVAGAVFAYNHADWYVTKVLAIASTYAASQGLPPGAPAEDVAAAAVQYAYDKLGQPYKWGATGERGFYDCSGLMLRAYQAGGLTLPRTSREQWTAGARVWNVADLQPGDLVFYAYNTADPSSIHHVGIYIGAGNMIDAPYTGANVRITPFLRGDFIGAVRPTADAVPADAATATTVAG
- a CDS encoding MinD/ParA family protein encodes the protein MPEPPPEPARDHPPGHGHPRPEASRDLVDGRPERADRAGRLVGVTSPASGRSTATAADFTAERYLRGQAAPPRDGWRRFIYWLTGGRINFGPSPAELAERHLIARAKAPVAGCRSIAVISRKGGVGKTTTTLMLGHTFASLRGDRVVALDGNPDAGSLGYRVRRETAATVTNLLADEQEITRYADIRAYTNQAPTRLEVVASDDDPRITTALGEEDYRRAIGLLERHYNLILLDTGTGVLESATKGILQLAEQIVVVMSPSLDSARAASSTLDWLNENGHSELVRNAIAVVNAVREEGLVEVDKIEEHFQGRCRAVVQVPWDPHLSAGAETQVDRLRPVTRRAYLEVAAAVADGFTA